In a genomic window of Curtobacterium flaccumfaciens pv. betae:
- the yidC gene encoding membrane protein insertase YidC, with the protein MDIIGTILWPLKWVVSAILVGFHWIFENLGMDPNEGITWVLSIIFLTFVVRAALIPIFVRQIKSQRRMLEVAPQLKKIQDKYKGKKDQFSREAMSRETMALYKETGTNPLSSCLPLLLQMPIFFSLYSVLHEAQINKTGIGLLTNDLAGSFGNAALFGAPLHETFTNASGWEVRAIAGFMIVVMTASQFITQLQLVAKNMSPETKESPMYRQQKMMLYILPLVFVISGLSFPLGVMFYWLASNLWTMAQQYFVIRSMPTPGSEAALAREARLAKKAQRRGTATPVLAEAGAGAGATEIEPVRVTTQRQQPVGKQRQKKNGKK; encoded by the coding sequence ATGGACATCATCGGAACGATCCTCTGGCCGCTCAAGTGGGTGGTCTCGGCCATCCTCGTCGGCTTCCACTGGATCTTCGAGAACCTCGGCATGGACCCGAACGAGGGCATCACGTGGGTGCTCTCGATCATCTTCCTGACGTTCGTCGTCCGCGCGGCGTTGATCCCGATCTTCGTCCGGCAGATCAAGTCGCAGCGCCGCATGCTCGAGGTCGCGCCGCAGCTGAAGAAGATCCAGGACAAGTACAAGGGCAAGAAGGACCAGTTCTCGCGTGAGGCCATGAGCCGCGAGACGATGGCGCTCTACAAGGAGACCGGGACCAACCCGCTCAGCTCCTGCCTGCCGCTGCTGCTGCAGATGCCGATCTTCTTCTCGCTGTACTCGGTGCTGCACGAGGCCCAGATCAACAAGACGGGCATCGGCCTGCTGACGAACGACCTCGCGGGCTCGTTCGGCAACGCGGCCCTGTTCGGCGCTCCGCTGCACGAGACGTTCACGAACGCCTCCGGGTGGGAGGTCCGTGCGATCGCGGGCTTCATGATCGTCGTGATGACGGCGTCGCAGTTCATCACGCAGCTGCAGCTCGTCGCCAAGAACATGTCGCCGGAGACCAAGGAGTCTCCGATGTACCGCCAGCAGAAGATGATGCTGTACATCCTCCCGCTGGTCTTCGTGATCTCGGGTCTGAGCTTCCCCCTCGGCGTCATGTTCTACTGGCTGGCCTCGAACCTCTGGACGATGGCGCAGCAGTACTTCGTCATCCGGAGCATGCCGACGCCGGGCTCCGAAGCAGCACTGGCCCGTGAAGCCCGCCTGGCCAAGAAGGCACAGCGTCGCGGGACCGCCACCCCGGTGCTCGCCGAGGCCGGCGCCGGCGCCGGTGCGACGGAGATCGAGCCCGTGCGCGTCACCACCCAGCGTCAGCAGCCGGTCGGCAAGCAGCGCCAGAAGAAGAACGG